Genomic DNA from Paracoccus sp. MBLB3053:
GCGGGAAAGCGCGAAATGAAAAGGGCCGTCGGTTTCCCGGCGGCCCCAGATGGATGTCATGCCCGATCAGGCATCGACGTCCCAGCCACTGATCTGCTTGCTGTCCATGAACTCTTCGAGCCCCCAGACGCCACCTTCACGCGCCCGGCCCGAGGCTTTGACGCCGCCGAATGCCGAACCACGCCCGCGGCTCTGGCCGTTCGTTTCGACCATGCCCGCGCGCAACTGGCGAGCGAGACGGTTGCGGCGCGCGCCGTCCTGCGTCTGGACGTAGTTCGTCAGGCCGTAGATCGTGTCATTTGCGATCTCGAGCGCCTCTTCTTCGGTATCGAAGGGGATGATCGACAGGACCGGGCCAAAGATTTCCTGCCGCGCGATGGTCATGTCGTTCGTCACATCGGCAAAGACCGTCGGGCGGACGAAATAGCCCCGATTGACACCTTCGGGCAGGCCGGGACCGCCCGCGACCAGCCGTGCGCCTTCGTCGATGCCTGCCTGGATCAGGTCCTGGATCTTGTCCCATTGCAGTTTCGAAACCACCGGGCCGATATGCCGACCCGGCTGATGCGCAGTCGCGACCTCGGTTTCCTCGGCCACCTTCCTGGCCTGCTCGACGGCCGTTTCATAAAAGGAGCGTTCGACCAGCATCCGGGTCGGCGCGTTGCAGCTTTGGCCCGAATTGTAAAAACAGTGCCGGGCGCCACGGATCACCGCCTTTTCATCGGCATCGGCAAAAACCAGGTTCGCGCCCTTGCCGCCCAGTTCCAGCGCAACCTTCTTCAGCGAATCCGCTGCTGCCTTGGTGATCGCAATACCCGCGCGAGTCGAACCGGTGAACGAGATCATTTCGACATCGGGATGGGTGGAAAGCTGCGTGCCGACGCCCATGCCGTCGCCATTCACCAGGTTGAAGACGCCCTTGGGAAGCCCGGCCTCATCCACGATCTCGGCAAAGACGATCGAGGAAAGCGGCGCGATCTCGCTGGGCTTCAGCACGACCGTGTTGCCCGCAAGGATGGCCGGGATCACCTTCAGCGTGACCTGGTTCATCGGCCAGTTCCAAGGCGTGATCAGGCCGACGACACCGATCGATTCCCACGCCACCATCGCGCCCGGTGCGTGCTCACCCAGCGGACGGATGAATTCGAATTCGCGGAAGGCCTCGATGAAGTTCTCGATGTGAGAGATCCCGCAACCGGCCTGATCCTCGATCGCCATGTCATGCGGCGCGCCCATCTCGTCCTCGATCGCCTTGCCCATATCGGCCTGACGGCGCTTGTAGACCTCGAGGATCTTTTCGACATGGGCCAGCCGCTCGGCCGGCGAAGTGGCCGACCATGCCGGGAATGCGGCCTTGGCGGCGGCCACGGCGGCATCCGTATCGGCCTGATCGCCGAGCGAGATCACCGCGACCGGCTCTTCGGTCGAGGGATCGATCACATCGAGGTCATTCGCCTTGGCCGGCGCAACCCATGCGCCGTTGATGTAGAAGTTTCGCTTATCCGCCAGATCGCTCATGATCGGCCCCCTTTCTTTGTCTGGGCGGCAAGGTGGCACCGCATGATCCGGGCTTCAAGTGCCTCGATCGCCCCCCGGCCGATCAATGGCCTCAAGCCGGAGAGGGAAAGTCGCGCTAGAAAGATCACGCGGGATGCATATGTTGTCGGTGCGGCTCTAACTCGAAAGGACTTCACCATGTCCCTGCGCATCAACGACACTGCCCCCGATTTCTCGGCCGATTCGACCGAAGGCCGGATCAGCTTCCATGACTGGATCGGTGACAGCTATGCGATCCTCTTCTCGCATCCGCGCGATTTCACGCCGGTCTGCACGACCGAGTTCGGTGCGGTCGCCCAACTCGCGCCGGCATTCGAGAAACGCAATACCAAGGTGCTGGGCGTCTCGGTCGATTCCGTCGAGGATCACGCGAAGTGGAAATCCGATATCGAGAAGGTCGCAGGGGTCCCGGCAAACTTTGCCATCATCGACGACACCTCGCTGAACGTCGCCAAGGCATATGACATGCTTCCGGCCGAGTTCTACCTGCCGACCGAAGGTCGCACACCCGCCCATTCCGCGACCGTACGCACCGTCTTCATCATTGGACCGGACAAGAAGATCCGCCTGACCATGACCTATCCCATGTCGGTCGGGCGCAACTTCGCCGAGATCCTTCGCGCGCTTGACGCTGTGCGCAAGACCGATGGCGTGCCGCTGGCGACCCCGGCGAACTGGGTTCCGGGCCAGGACGTGATCGTGGCACTGGCCCTGGACGATGCGAGCGCCGAAGAGAAATACGGAACGCTGGAAAAGAAGCTGCCCTATCTGCGCTACGCCAAGGACCCAGCCTGAAAATTGTGGTGGCAGGGGCTCACGACCCCTGCCCTAAATGGCGCCGTGTTGTCTCATGGCTAAGATCATGTTCCTGCCCAATACGACCACTTTCCCGGACTTGCGTTCTGCCTCGACAAGATCGGCCAGCAACCCCGCCTCCAGCCGCGGGGCGTGGTGCCCCTTGCGCTCGATCCGGCAGATTGCCGCCTTGTCCGAGGTCACGGCATCGTCATAGCCGCACTGATAGGCGGTCGTCGAAAAGGTGAAGCCCGCGATCGCCACCTCATCGGCGGGCGATCGCAGGAAGAACTGGGCGCACACCAGACCCGTGGACGGCGACGCGCCCCCGAGCTTGGCGCTAAGTTCCTCGTAGCTCGTGCAGGGAATGTTCCTGACGCGGCAGGACGCGAAGTTCTGGGCGGCCACAAGCGTATTCAGGAACCCGCTGCGCTTGGGAGTTCGATGAACGATCAATTCCACCTTCGCCTTTTCCAGCTTGGGCTGCGTGACCGGTCGCGCGTCCTTGGTCAGGCAATGGAACAGGATATCGCAGCGCATGGGGTCCAGACCCTTGCAAGCAACCGGCGTATCCAGCCCGTTATTCATCTTCACGACGAGGTCGTAGTGCGTCGGGTCGATTTCGATCAGGTCATCCTCGACGGTTCGCGCGGGACCGATGATCAGGATCTTCTTGTTGCGAAATTCCTCGGGGGAAAGGCTGTAGTCGCATTGCAGCCTTCTCAGCAGCAGTTTGTTCACGGATGAACGCATGAAGCCGGGAAGAGATTGCGCTGCGGACAGCAAAAGTCCCTTCGTGCTCACCGAACCGCTCCTCCATGCCATCAGGCCCTATGAAAAGACCGGCCCGAAGCATCTCCGGGCCGGTCTGCAATTTCAAGAAGTCAGGCCGATCACTCGGCGGTTTCTTCTTTCTTCTCGGGGGCGATTTCTTCGCCGGTCTCCTGATCGACCATCTTCATGCCGAGGCGGACCTTGCCGCGATCGTCGAAGCCCAGAAGCTTGACCTTGACCTCTTGGCCCTCTTTCAGAACCTCGTTCGGATGGGTCAGGCGCTTGTTGGCGATCTGGGACACGTGGACCAGGCCGTCGCGCTTGCCGAAGAAGTTCACGAAGGCGCCGAAATCGACGAGCTTCACGACCTTGCCGATATAGATCTTGCCCTCTTCCGGCTCGGCCACGATCGAGTAGATCATGTCGTAAGCCTTCTTGATCGAGTCGGCATTGGCCGAAGCGATCTTGATGACGCCGTCGTCATTGATGTCGACCTTCGCACCCGAGGTTTCCACGATCTCGCGGATGACCTTGCCACCCGAGCCGATCACTTCACGGATCTTGTCGGTCGGGATCGTCATCGTCTCGATGCGCGGGGCATGGGCGCTGAACTCGCGACGACCCTCGGTCAGGGCTTTCGACATTTCGCCCAGGATGTGCATCCGGCCGTCCTTGGCTTGCGCCAGGGCCTGTTCCATGATTGCCGGGGTGATGCCCGCAACCTTGATGTCCATCTGAAGGCTGGTGATGCCGTTCTCGGTTCCCGCGACCTTGAAGTCCATATCGCCGAGGTGATCCTCGTCGCCCAGGATGTCGGTCAGAACGGCGTATTTGCCGTCATCCTCAAGGATGAGGCCCATGGCGACGCCGGCGACCGGAGCCTTGAGCGGAACGCCTGCATCCATCATCGACAGCGACCCGCCGCAGACCGAAGCCATAGAGGAGGAGCCATTCGACTCGGTGATCTCGGACACGACGCGGATGGTATAGGGGAAATCGGTGGCAGCCGGCAGAACCGCTTGCAGCGCGCGCCAAGCCAGCTTGCCGTGGCCGATTTCGCGGCGGCCGGGCGAACCCACGCGACCAACCTCACCGACCGAATAGGGCGGGAAGTTGTAATGCAGCAGGAAGTTCGAACGGAAGTTGCCGTGCAGCGCGTCGATGATCTGTTCGTCATCGCCGGTGCCAAGCGTGGTCACGACCAGCGCCTGGGTTTCGCCACGGGTGAACAGCGACGAGCCGTGGGTGCGCGGCAGAACGCCGACTTCGCTGTCGATGGCGCGGACGGTCTTGGTGTCGCGACCGTCGATGCGGGCGCCACCGTTGATGATGTCACCGCGCAGGATGCCCGATTCAAGCTTCTTCAGCGCAGAGCCCAGATTAACGTCGAGCAGCTCTTCCTCGGTCAGGGCTTCCTTGACCTTGGCTTTCGCGGCGGCGACTGCATCCTGACGTTCGCTCTTGTCGCGGATTGCATAGGCGGCGCGCATGTCAGCCTCACCCAGCGATTTCACGCGGGCATAAAGCTCGCTGTAATCCGGCGACTGGAAGTCGAAGGGCTCTTTCGCGGCGGCTTCGGCCAGGTCGATGATCAGGTCGATCACCGGCTGCATCGCGTCATGGCCGAATTTCACGGCGCCCAGCATTTCTTCCTCGGTCAGCTCGTAGGCTTCCGATTCGACCATCATCACGGCGTCCTTGGTGCCGGCGACGACCAGGTCGAGACGCTGTTCGGGATTGTTGCGCAGCTGGTCCATGTCCTGAACTTCGGGGTTCAGAACATATTGGCCGTTCGAAAAACCGACGCGCGCTGCGCCGATCGGACCCATGAAGGGCACGCCCGAGAGGGTCAGCGCGGCCGAGGCGGCGATCATCGCGACGATATCGGGGTCGTTGACCAGGTCATGCGACAGCACGGTGCACATCACCAGGACTTCGTTTTTGAAGCCGGGGGCGAACAGCGGACGGCAGGGACGGTCGATCAGGCGGGCGGTCAGCGTCTCTTTTTCGGTCGGCCGCGCTTCACGCTTGAAAAAGCCGCCCGGCACTTTGCCGGCGGCATAGTATTTCTCTTGGTAGTGCACCGTCAGCGGGAAGAAGTCCTGCCCCGGTTTCGGTTCTTTCGCGAAAGTGACGTTGGCCATGACGCTGGTTTCGCCGAGCGTGGCGATGACCGAGCCATCGGCCTGGCGGGCAACCTTGCCCGTTTCCAGCGTGAGCGTTTCCTCGCCCCACTGGATGGATTTTTTCACTTCATCAAACATCTGGTTTCCTCTGGTAACGGCCGGCCCTCCGGTCGCGTCCCGTGTCATATGGCGGCCCCATTGCCGCCTTCCCCGATCCTTTGCATGGCCCCCGGGGCAAGGGCGTCACGTCACAGATGGACGGGGCATACAGCAAAACGCGGATTTTGGAAAGTGCCTTGCCCGTTGGCCCGGCCCCATCGAAATGCGAAAACGCCCGCCCCATTTCAAGGGCGGACGCTTCCAGAATTTCGCTGCGAACCGATATCAGGCCAGTTCGCGCTGGCGGAATTCGCCCTGATCGGCGGTCGCAAGGCTGACCAGAACGATCGCGATGAACGAGGCGACAAAGCCCGGCACGATCTCGTAGATCGTGCTGCTGAGCCCCAGGGCAATCCAGAGGATCACGGTCACCGCACCGACGATCAGTCCCGCCACGGCACCTGCGCCGGTCATGCGCTTCCAGGTCAGCGACAGGATGATCAGCGGGCCAAAGGCCGCGCCGAAACCGGCCCAGGCATTTGCCACCAATCCCAGCACCTGCGAATTCGGGTCGCTCGCGATGACAAGCGCCACGATACCGACTGCCAGAACCGCGAGACGGCCGACATTGACCAGCTCGCGATCCGAAGCTCCGCGCTTCAGCACGGTGCGGTAGATGTCCTCGGTGAGCGAGGACGAAGCGACCAGAAGCTGGCTCGACACCGTCGACATGATCGCCGCCAGCAGCGCCGCATACAGGAAGCCTGTGACCAGCGGATGGAACAGCAGGTCCGACAGCAGGATGAAGATCGTTTCGGCATCGGCGACGTCGAGCCCGATGCGGTCCGCATAGGCACGGCCGAAAACGCCGACCGAGATTGCGCCGATGAGCGAAACGATCATCCAGGACATGCCGATCTTGCGGGCGGTCGGCACGTCGTCGACGCTGCGGATCGCCATGAAGCGAACGATGATATGCGGCTGTCCGAAATAGCCAAGCCCCCAGGCCATGGCGGAAATCCAGCCAAGTGCGGTGACGCCTTTGGAAAGCGACAGGAACTGCGGGTCGATCGCCGTCAGGCGTTCAGCTGCTGCGCCGATACCCTGCCCGCCGTCAGAAGTCAGGATCACGATCGGCATGATCACCAGAGCCAGCATCATGATGCAACCCTGGACGAAATCCGTGAGGCTCACGGCAAGAAAGCCGCCGATCACCGTGTAAATCAGCACGATCCCGAGCGTCAGCGCGACGCCGGTCATGTAATCACCACCAAAGGCGCTTGCGAACAGCTTGCCGCCACCGACCAGGCCCGAGGCGGTGTAGACCGCAAAGAACACCACGATGATGACCGCAGAAACCATGCGAAGCAGACGCGCCCGGCTTGGGAAACGGGCGCCGAGGAAGCCCGGAATGGTCAGGCTGTTGTCGTAACGCTCGGTCTGCTCGCGCAGCCGAGGTGCGACGATCATCCAGTTCAACCAGGCCCCGATGACCAGACCGATGCCGATCCAAGCCTGCGAAAGACCGGCCACGAACAGCGCGCCGGGAAGGCCCAGCAACAGCCAGCCGCTCATGTCCGAGGCGCCGGCAGAAAGCGCGGTTACCGCGGGCGACAGACCACGCCCACCAAGAATGTATTCCTCCGAGTTCGACGTCGATTTTCGCCAAGCATAAATGCCGATGCCGATCATCATCAGGAAATAGATCGACAGGCTGACCCAGACTCCCGTTTGCATGAGCTCATCCCCTTGTGATTCAAGGGCGCGGCTTTTTCACGGAATCGACATTGAAGGAAGCAAAATCTTGCGATGGGGATACGCAAAAAGATCAAATGGTCTGATCGTCTAATTCGGACGGTCCAAAGATGCCAAAATCTCACGAAAATGCGGATTTTGGACGATTCAGCTTAGCCGCCACGGCGGGTTTCACGTCGCGTGACGCTTGGGGAATCAGTCCGGATCACCCCAAATCATGCTTCGCCGAAGACCGAAGTTACGCTGCATTGCGCGCCAGTCAGACATGAGGCCGACAGCCGAAGCGGCCGGCCTCCACCCTCAGCGACCCGCCATGATCCGGCCACAATCTGGATAGAGATCGAACTCGGCCTCATGCGTGCCTATCGGGCAACCCGCGCCCGGCCCGGTCTTGCCGCGCGCCGCCAGACTGCAGATCGTCGGCTTCACGACCATGACGGCCATCGCGCGATCATTGCTCGCCGGCACATACAAGCAGTCACGCTCGACGGCATTCCACCAGTAGTTGTCCTTCACATTTGTATAGCCGCCCTGCGTCATCGCCTTGTTCAGGATCTCGGCGCCCATGGCCATGATGTTCGCAGATGTTTGGCCGGTATCCGCACATGCAGGATATGCGACAATAGCCGCCAAAATGGCGGCACGGGCAATCGTTAACGTCATTTCTCGATCCTTTCGTAATCTCGAAAGTGATGTTGCAAATACAAGTTAAAAAACTGCGCGAATCCGCGCTGGCGCAAACATAACAGACAAAATTGATTCCCGTTAACGAATTATTCGCCTGGATCGAAGCTGCTTCTTGAACCGGGCGCCTGCGATTCTTCAGAACCCCTGGCAAGCACAAGCGTCAGACGCAAAAGGAAAACGCCCGCGGCTTTCGCCACGGGCGTCGTGTCAAAAAGACTGTAGCCGGCTTGACTTAGCGACGCAGACCCAGCTTGGCGATCAGAGCCGTGTAGCGGGCTTCTTCCTTGCGCTTCAGGTAGTCCAGCAGCTTGCGGCGCTGTGCAACCAGCTTCAGCAGACCACGACGCGAATGGTTGTCTTTCTTGTGGGTCTTGAAGTGCTCGGTCAGGGTCGCGATGCGCGACGACAGGATGGCGACCTGGACCTCGGGCGAACCGGTGTCGCCTTTCTTGGTCGCGAATTCGGTCATCACGCGGTTCTTTTCCTCGACAGTGATCGACATCGGGGTCTCCTTTCAGGATCAAAGGGTTATGGCTCTGGCCGGGATGTCGTCCAGCTCAGGCCCGTGGAGAAATCTTTCCGGATTCGGTCCGGAAGATGGGCGCATATAGGCGAAATCCACGGGAATTGAAAGAGAATTCGTTGCCCTCCGGCTCAACCCAAGGCGGGAACCCGTCGCAGCAGGATATCCTCGGCACGCAGCCCCGCCCCGTTCAACACGCGTGCCATTGCCTCGCCGTCCATCCGGATCAGCGCAGAGCCGTCATCGGCATGCTCGATCTCGACCAGCGGCACCGGGGCATCTTCCGTCCCGCGCCAGATCAGCTCTATCCGGTCTTCGGCGGGGTCATAGTCACCGATGATGGGCACCGGGGCTCCGGGCAGGTCCAACCGGAACAGGTCCTGTCCCGCGCCGCCCTCGGCAAAATCCCCTGCATAGGGTTCAAGAGTGTCCTGCCCATCCCCCCATGCAGCCAGGCCTCATCCGGGCTGCGCGATCCGATCAACAGATCATCGCCGCTGCCCCCGTCAAGAT
This window encodes:
- a CDS encoding aldehyde dehydrogenase family protein, producing the protein MADKRNFYINGAWVAPAKANDLDVIDPSTEEPVAVISLGDQADTDAAVAAAKAAFPAWSATSPAERLAHVEKILEVYKRRQADMGKAIEDEMGAPHDMAIEDQAGCGISHIENFIEAFREFEFIRPLGEHAPGAMVAWESIGVVGLITPWNWPMNQVTLKVIPAILAGNTVVLKPSEIAPLSSIVFAEIVDEAGLPKGVFNLVNGDGMGVGTQLSTHPDVEMISFTGSTRAGIAITKAAADSLKKVALELGGKGANLVFADADEKAVIRGARHCFYNSGQSCNAPTRMLVERSFYETAVEQARKVAEETEVATAHQPGRHIGPVVSKLQWDKIQDLIQAGIDEGARLVAGGPGLPEGVNRGYFVRPTVFADVTNDMTIARQEIFGPVLSIIPFDTEEEALEIANDTIYGLTNYVQTQDGARRNRLARQLRAGMVETNGQSRGRGSAFGGVKASGRAREGGVWGLEEFMDSKQISGWDVDA
- a CDS encoding peroxiredoxin, which gives rise to MSLRINDTAPDFSADSTEGRISFHDWIGDSYAILFSHPRDFTPVCTTEFGAVAQLAPAFEKRNTKVLGVSVDSVEDHAKWKSDIEKVAGVPANFAIIDDTSLNVAKAYDMLPAEFYLPTEGRTPAHSATVRTVFIIGPDKKIRLTMTYPMSVGRNFAEILRALDAVRKTDGVPLATPANWVPGQDVIVALALDDASAEEKYGTLEKKLPYLRYAKDPA
- the pnp gene encoding polyribonucleotide nucleotidyltransferase; protein product: MFDEVKKSIQWGEETLTLETGKVARQADGSVIATLGETSVMANVTFAKEPKPGQDFFPLTVHYQEKYYAAGKVPGGFFKREARPTEKETLTARLIDRPCRPLFAPGFKNEVLVMCTVLSHDLVNDPDIVAMIAASAALTLSGVPFMGPIGAARVGFSNGQYVLNPEVQDMDQLRNNPEQRLDLVVAGTKDAVMMVESEAYELTEEEMLGAVKFGHDAMQPVIDLIIDLAEAAAKEPFDFQSPDYSELYARVKSLGEADMRAAYAIRDKSERQDAVAAAKAKVKEALTEEELLDVNLGSALKKLESGILRGDIINGGARIDGRDTKTVRAIDSEVGVLPRTHGSSLFTRGETQALVVTTLGTGDDEQIIDALHGNFRSNFLLHYNFPPYSVGEVGRVGSPGRREIGHGKLAWRALQAVLPAATDFPYTIRVVSEITESNGSSSMASVCGGSLSMMDAGVPLKAPVAGVAMGLILEDDGKYAVLTDILGDEDHLGDMDFKVAGTENGITSLQMDIKVAGITPAIMEQALAQAKDGRMHILGEMSKALTEGRREFSAHAPRIETMTIPTDKIREVIGSGGKVIREIVETSGAKVDINDDGVIKIASANADSIKKAYDMIYSIVAEPEEGKIYIGKVVKLVDFGAFVNFFGKRDGLVHVSQIANKRLTHPNEVLKEGQEVKVKLLGFDDRGKVRLGMKMVDQETGEEIAPEKKEETAE
- the putP gene encoding sodium/proline symporter PutP; this translates as MQTGVWVSLSIYFLMMIGIGIYAWRKSTSNSEEYILGGRGLSPAVTALSAGASDMSGWLLLGLPGALFVAGLSQAWIGIGLVIGAWLNWMIVAPRLREQTERYDNSLTIPGFLGARFPSRARLLRMVSAVIIVVFFAVYTASGLVGGGKLFASAFGGDYMTGVALTLGIVLIYTVIGGFLAVSLTDFVQGCIMMLALVIMPIVILTSDGGQGIGAAAERLTAIDPQFLSLSKGVTALGWISAMAWGLGYFGQPHIIVRFMAIRSVDDVPTARKIGMSWMIVSLIGAISVGVFGRAYADRIGLDVADAETIFILLSDLLFHPLVTGFLYAALLAAIMSTVSSQLLVASSSLTEDIYRTVLKRGASDRELVNVGRLAVLAVGIVALVIASDPNSQVLGLVANAWAGFGAAFGPLIILSLTWKRMTGAGAVAGLIVGAVTVILWIALGLSSTIYEIVPGFVASFIAIVLVSLATADQGEFRQRELA
- the rpsO gene encoding 30S ribosomal protein S15; this translates as MSITVEEKNRVMTEFATKKGDTGSPEVQVAILSSRIATLTEHFKTHKKDNHSRRGLLKLVAQRRKLLDYLKRKEEARYTALIAKLGLRR